One region of Salvia miltiorrhiza cultivar Shanhuang (shh) chromosome 3, IMPLAD_Smil_shh, whole genome shotgun sequence genomic DNA includes:
- the LOC131015180 gene encoding 3-ketoacyl-CoA synthase 11-like, with product MSEMKGSTPLIPASSSHKLPDFKKSVKLKYVKLGYHYLITHGMYLCLSPLLVIVAAQLSTFSLQDLYVLWDHLRFNLISVIVCSTLLVFLTTVYFVTRPRPVYLVNFSCYKPDDDRKCTRQIFMERSKLTGTFTDQNLAFQRKILERSGLGEDTYLPEAVLRVPPNPCMEEARKEAEMVMFGAIDELLAKTSLKPKDIGILIVNCSLFNPTPSLSAMVINHYKLRGNIISYNLGGMGCSAGLISIDLAKDLLQVHPNTYALVISMENITLNWYFGNERSMLVSNCLFRMGGAAILLSNKRSDYWRSKYRLVHTVRTHKGSDDKCFSCVTQMEDPNGKVGVSLSKDLMAVAGDALKTNITTLGPLVLPMSEQLLFFATLVGRKLLKMKLKPYIPDFKLAFEHFCIHAGGRAVLDELEKNLQLSDWHMEPSRMTLYRFGNTSSSSLWYELAYSEAKGRIKRGDRTWQIAFGSGFKCNSAVWKALRTINPAKEKSPWIDEIDQFPIEVPKVATI from the coding sequence ATGAGTGAAATGAAAGGTAGCACGCCCTTGATTCCTGCCTCGTCTTCACATAAGCTTCCCGATTTCAAAAAATCTGTGAAATTGAAGTATGTGAAGCTTGGATACCACTACCTCATCACTCATGGAATGTACCTATGTTTGTCTCCTCTGTTGGTGATTGTTGCTGCTCAACTCTCCACATTTTCCCTCCAAGACCTTTATGTGCTTTGGGACCACCTCCGCTTCAATCTCATATCAGTGATTGTTTGCTCCACCCTCTTGGTCTTCTTGACGACTGTGTATTTTGTCACGCGTCCTCGCCCCGTGTACCTTGTGAATTTCTCGTGTTATAAGCCGGATGACGATAGGAAGTGCACCAGGCAGATTTTCATGGAGAGGTCAAAGTTGACTGGCACTTTCACTGATCAGAATCTTGCGTTCCAGAGGAAGATTCTTGAGAGGTCGGGTCTCGGTGAGGATACTTACCTCCCCGAGGCTGTGCTGAGGGTTCCACCGAATCCTTGTATGGAAGAGGCAAGAAAAGAAGCCGAGATGGTGATGTTTGGTGCAATTGATGAGTTGCTTGCCAAGACCTCTCTGAAGCCGAAGGATATTGggattttgattgtgaattgcaGCCTTTTCAATCCCACTCCCTCCCTGTCTGCAATGGTCATCAACCATTACAAGCTGAGGGGGAACATCATTAGTTATAATCTAGGCGGGATGGGCTGCAGCGCTGGTTTGATATCGATAGATCTTGCTAAGGACCTGCTGCAGGTGCACCCCAACACTTATGCTCTGGTTATCAGCATGGAGAACATCACGCTGAATTGGTATTTCGGGAATGAGAGATCCATGCTCGTTTCCAACTGCCTCTTCCGTATGGGAGGCGCTGCCATTTTGCTGTCAAACAAAAGATCCGACTACTGGAGATCCAAGTACCGGTTGGTGCATACTGTGAGAACCCACAAAGGTTCTGACGACAAATGTTTCTCCTGTGTAACGCAGATGGAGGATCCTAACGGGAAAGTGGGAGTTTCTCTGTCAAAGGATTTGATGGCTGTGGCCGGTGATGCCTTAAAGACCAACATCACAACGTTGGGCCCTCTCGTGCTACCCATGTCTGAACAGTTGCTCTTCTTCGCTACATTGGTGGGGAGGAAGTTGCTGAAGATGAAGCTGAAGCCATACATCCCGGATTTCAAGCTGGCCTTTGAACATTTCTGCATCCATGCCGGTGGAAGGGCTGTGCTCGATGAACTGGAAAAGAATCTCCAGCTGTCTGATTGGCACATGGAGCCTTCAAGAATGACTCTTTATCGATTTGGGAACACTTCCAGCAGCTCTCTCTGGTACGAACTGGCGTATTCAGAAGCCAAGGGAAGGATCAAGAGGGGAGACAGGACATGGCAGATCGCCTTCGGATCTGGTTTCAAATGTAACAGCGCCGTGTGGAAAGCTCTAAGGACCATAAATCCAGCGAAGGAGAAGAGCCCGTGGATCGATGAAATCGACCAATTCCCCATTGAGGTACCTAAGGTGGCAACTATATGA
- the LOC131015178 gene encoding LOW QUALITY PROTEIN: carbon catabolite repressor protein 4 homolog 6 (The sequence of the model RefSeq protein was modified relative to this genomic sequence to represent the inferred CDS: deleted 1 base in 1 codon), whose product MPTAASGRAIMLSLRRLNCIDPGSGFSSPAPLSCRRISIGGLPGLTVHRRQGQLLVTISSLDHSKCGKQFRPRATKPLDYREWEYRKLRLPPHSERFTVLSYNILADYLATDHWHQLYYHIPRYIMDWNWRKKNIIFELGLWSADILCFQEVDRFQDLEAELKSRGYNGIWKMRTGYPVDGCAIFWRVSRFKMIFEESIEYNRLGLRDNVAQICVFESLNGRNISSGASTLSTSSASSNRVVVCNIHVLFNPKRGDIKLGQIRVLLERANAVSKLWNDAPIVLCGDFNCTPESPMYNFIKEKELDLSELARDKVSGQASAEINAPRPGYSDFRARRADNFTPAPEVNSKRVEQQDLPSDAQKLPRPNLSANPTSPGSYSQPGSSILVETIDSCSRQLNDLPNHDAVGTCATEGMSTPSVHHGVSNQSVSKVDGDIESPVSCDEGTDEISMLESSSKYLHSEATEGGEYVESDLQTLSETPDNQINHQCLSGNHSDDLSITSNYNSGSSETEDPSKNYCDANLSEHEAVAISASASMGNDKTCSLSASLKSSSSDIILDEKFEALTLDDATQEVIEDSESFLCELHSAGPSFPSTDGDLSSPNQRLEILNQNPKQESIFDTENFRFNPSTWTPAEIETATGRADCKVMEHPLKLTSAYTEVESSSGLRDSSGEPFVTSYHKRFSGSVDYIWHSQGLETVKVLAPIPKHVMHQTQGFPTKKWGSDHIALVSEFAFTKDLSSETPKQ is encoded by the exons ATGCCAACCGCGGCTTCCGGCCGAGCTATAATGCTGTCCCTCCGCCGCCTCAATTGTATAGACCCGGGCAGCGGTTTCAGCAGCCCGGCCCCCCTATCGTGCAGGCGGATCAGCATCGGGGGCCTCCCCGGTTTAACCGTCCATCGCAGGCAGGGCCAGCTTCTGGTAACTATCAGCAGTTTAGACCACAGCAAATGCGGCAAGCAGTTCAGGCCTAGAGCCACAAAGCCTCTCGATTATAGAGAGTGGGAATACAGGAAACTGAGGCTACCTCCTCATAGTG AGCGATTCACTGTTCTCTCTTATAACATACTGGCTGACTACTTGGCCACCGATCACTGGCACCAACTTTACTATCATATTCCCCGCTATATCATGGACTGGAATTGGCGCaagaaaaatatcatttttgAGCTTGGATTATGGTCAGCTGACATTTTGTGTTTTCAG GAGGTTGATAGATTCCAAGACTTAGAGGCAGAACTGAAGTCC CGTGGATACAATGGCATTTGGAAG aTGCGAACTGGTTATCCTGTTGATGGGTGTGCTATATTTTGGCGTGTTTCAAG ATTCAAGATGATTTTTGAAGAATCTATTGAATACaaccggcttggccttcgggaCAATGTTGCTCAAATATGTGTGTTTGAG TCTCTGAATGGGCGGAATATCAGTAGTGGGGCATCTACCCTGTCAACAAG TTCAGCAAGCTCTAACAGAGTTGTTGTTTGCAACATTCATGTGCTTTTCAATCCTAAAAGGGGAGATATTAAGCTTGGACAG ATCAGGGTCCTCCTCGAAAGGGCAAATGCTGTTTCTAAGCTTTGGAACGATGCTCCCATAGTTCTCTGTGGAGACTTTAACTGTACTCCCGAG AGTCCCATGTACAACTTTATCAAAGAAAAAGA GCTAGATCTGTCGGAATTGGCCCGTGATAAGGTCTCTGGACAAGCCTCTGCTGAAATAAATGCACCAAGGCCTGGTTATTCTGATTTTCG GGCACGACGTGCTGATAATTTTACCCCAGCTCCAGAAGTCAACTCTAAAAGAGTAGAACAACAAGATTTGCCTTCAGATGCTCAGAAGCTGCCCCGTCCTAACCTATCCGCTAATCCAACTTCTCCAGGAAGCTACTCTCAGCCTGGATCTTCGATTTTGGTTGAGACCATCGATTCATGCAGTAGACAACTTAATGACTTGCCTAACCATGATGCGGTAGGCACTTGTGCAACCGAGGGCATGTCAACTCCATCTGTACATCACGGTGTCTCGAATCAAAGTGTTAGTAAAGTTGATGGTGACATTGAGTCCCCTGTTTCGTGCGATGAAGGCACAGATGAAATTTCTATGTTGGAGTCTTCTAGTAAATATCTCCACTCTGAGGCAACTGAAGGAGGAGAATACGTAGAATCAGATTTGCAAACATTATCTGAGACCCCAGATAACCAGATTAACCATCAGTGCTTATCTGGAAATCATTCAGATGATCTTTCTATAACTTCGAACTATAACTCAGGTTCATCTGAAACTGAGGACCCTTCGAAGAATTATTGTGATGCAAATTTGTCCGAGCATGAAGCTGTTGCAATATCTGCTTCAGCTTCAATGGGGAATGATAAGACGTGCAGTCTATCTGCTTCCCTCAAATCTAGTAGTTCTGATATCATACTGGATGAGAAATTTGAGGCCTTGACACTTGATGATGCTACACAGGAAGTCATTGAAGATTCCGAGTCATTTTTATGTGAATTGCATTCAGCTGGTCCAAGCTTTCCTTCAACTGATGGAGATTTGAGTTCCCCCAACCAAAGGCTGGAGATTCTAAATCAAAACCCTAAGCAGGAGAGTATCTTTGATACGGAAAATTTTCGATTTAATCCATCCACTTGGACGCCAGCAGAAATAGAAACCGCGACTGGTAGAGCAGACTGTAAGGTCATGGAGCACCCTTTGAAGTTGACAAGTGCATATACAGAAGTTGAG AGTTCTTCAGGATTAAGAGATTCCAGCGGTGAGCCATTTGTCACCAGCTACCACAAACGTTTCTCGGGCTCAGTTGATTACATATG GCATTCTCAAGGTTTAGAAACTGTGAAGGTGCTTGCTCCAATTCCCAAACATGTTATGCATCAAACTCAGGGATTTCCCACAAAG AAATGGGGAAGTGATCACATTGCACTGGTTTCGGAATTCGCGTTCACTAAAGATCTCTCCTCAGAGACTCCCAAACAATGA
- the LOC131015179 gene encoding LOW QUALITY PROTEIN: pentatricopeptide repeat-containing protein At4g21065-like (The sequence of the model RefSeq protein was modified relative to this genomic sequence to represent the inferred CDS: inserted 2 bases in 2 codons) — translation MSFKTVFLKNRFVILKQIPPPWFVLCKRXNFSSQADSSSWVQHNQLFQRHPRLQIIQKQCMKTLHHLKQFVAFVFVSGLHRNPFIMSHILYLSLVESDRIENSEFGIQIFSRMERPNIFSWNTMIRFFAGFDPAIALHYYTKMLRQNMLPDIYTFPFLLQAGGPNLDLGFVKQVHCPALKLGFDNCLFVQNSIINAYVIRDSAIDAWKVFDEMSERDIVTWTSLISGLVAQSNYGEALAVFRNLMADECEPQPNVATIISTMSACGGLGYANLTKCLHTLLEKAGWMETDVSVANSLIDAYAKCGDLSNAARVFNEIENVKKDLYSWTAAITAYGMHGRGLDALHMFSQMEQLHGLVPDAVTLVSILSACAHSGLLDQGLSIFESMSRKHRIEPDLRHYGCIVDLLGRAGXIERAYSVVESMPMDPNLAVLGSLLSSCRLHNELEFGEAVLRKMEVLKERGGAAVLVSNMYASKKEWDRVIDIRKEMRERTQGKLPGRSWIQIKDAVHEFVARNDFDPQAMELHMLLQSLEKISILL, via the exons ATGTCATTCAAAACTGTTTTCCTAAAGAATCGATTTGTTATTCTTAAGCAAATCCCGCCACCGTGGTTTGTTCTTTGCAAAA TTAATTTTTCTTCGCAAGCTGATTCTTCCAGCTGGGTTCAACACAACCAGTTGTTTCAAAGGCACCCCAGATTGCAAATTATCCAGAAACAATGCATGAAAACACTTCATCACCTCAAGCAATTTGTTGCTTTCGTATTTGTATCGGGTCTTCACCGCAACCCGTTCATCATGAGTCATATACTCTATTTGAGCTTGGTTGAATCGGACCGTATTGAAAATTCCGAGTTTGGGATTCAGATCTTCAGTAGGATGGAAAGACCCAACATTTTTTCTTGGAACACGATGATTAGATTCTTCGCAGGCTTCGATCCCGCGATTGCTCTACATTATTATACCAAAATGCTGAGACAAAATATGCTCCCCGACATATATACATTCCCATTCTTGCTCCAGGCTGGCGGGCCTAATTTGGATTTGGGATTTGTGAAACAAGTTCATTGCCCCGCTCTGAAATTGGGTTTTGATAATTGTTTATTCGTTCAGAATTCCATCATTAATGCCTATGTAATCCGAGACTCAGCGATAGATGCATGGAAGGTGTTCGATGAAATGTCTGAGAGAGATATTGTTACATGGACAAGCTTGATCTCAGGACTCGTCGCGCAATCCAACTATGGCGAAGCGCTTGCTGTTTTCCGAAATTTGATGGCTGACGAGTGTGAGCCGCAACCAAATGTTGCCACAATTATCTCTACAATGTCAGCTTGTGGTGGTCTAGGATATGCAAACCTTACAAAATGCTTGCACACTTTGTTAGAGAAGGCTGGATGGATGGAGACCGACGTCTCCGTTGCTAATTCTCTGATTGATGCCTATGCAAAATGTGGAGACTTGAGCAACGCAGCCAGAGTTTTCAACGAAATTGAGAATGTGAAGAAGGATTTGTATTCTTGGACGGCCGCTATCACAGCATACGGTATGCATGGCCGAGGACTGGATGCGCTGCACATGTTCTCTCAGATGGAGCAACTCCACGGACTTGTGCCCGATGCTGTGACCCTTGTATCGATTCTTTCAGCATGCGCGCACTCTGGCCTGCTCGACCAAGGTCTATCCATTTTTGAGTCGATGAGCAGAAAGCATAGGATTGAGCCTGATCTTCGGCACTATGGATGCATTGTTGACCTCTTGGGGAGAGCTG TGATCGAACGAGCTTATAGTGTAGTTGAGAGTATGCCGATGGATCCTAATCTGGCTGTGTTGGGATCTTTGCTGAGTAGTTGTAGGCTTCATAATGAGCTGGAGTTTGGTGAAGCTGTTTTGAGAAAGATGGAGGTGTTGAAGGAGAGAGGAGGAGCCGCCGTGCTCGTATCTAACATGTATGCGAGTAAGAAGGAATGGGATAGAGTGATTGACATAAggaaagagatgagagagagaacgCAGGGAAAGCTTCCTGGTAGAAGCTGGATTCAAATTAAAGATGCAGTTCATGAGTTTGTAGCAAGAAATGATTTTGATCCACAAGCTATGGAATTGCACATGCTCCTTCAAAGTCTGGAGAAGATCTCGATATTGTTGTAA
- the LOC131015186 gene encoding uncharacterized protein LOC131015186 isoform X1 has translation MSFCSSLLSFNASKPLSLRFRACAADVPDFFSADWLESRRKRPFGPRLSVDFKFFSADEAVRYQLDALMFNDQPRPDYGIEVMYRFAGFDPFERSTYFGPFFDLGQFERFRRIFHHSSYRVLLGHRERKILSSLNVDENCFKQRVWIRGARPEEEEVFQFTMIQRVGGSWDGYWLTESVLHDGDSFSGGVAY, from the exons ATGTCGTTCTGCTCATCTCTGCTGTCATTCAACGCCTCCAAACCACTTAGCCTACGCTTTCGAGCCTGCGCCGCCGACGTACCGGATTTCTTCTCCGCCGACtg GCTCGAGTCTCGTAGGAAAAGACCTTTCGGTCCGAGATTGAGTGTAGATTTCAAATTT TTTAGTGCAGACGAGGCTGTTAGATACCAATTAGATGCATTGATGTTCAATGACCAACCTCGGCCCGATTATGGCATTGAAGTTATGTATAGG TTTGCAGGATTTGATCCCTTCGAAAGATCTACCTATTTCGGGCCCTTCTTTGACTTAGGTCAG TTTGAGAGATTTAGGCGGATATTTCACCATTCAAGCTACAGAGTTCTACTTGGCCACCGGGAAAGAAAGATCTTGAGCAGTTTAAATGTTGATGAG AATTGCTTTAAGCAGAGAGTGTGGATTCGAGGAGCTCGacctgaagaagaagaagtattCCAGTTTACTATGATTCAG AGAGTCGGTGGCTCCTGGGATGGTTATTGGCTGACCGAGTCGGTACTTCACGACGGAGATAGCTTCTCCGGTGGCGTCGCATATTAA
- the LOC131015186 gene encoding uncharacterized protein LOC131015186 isoform X2, whose protein sequence is MSFCSSLLSFNASKPLSLRFRACAADVPDFFSADWLESRRKRPFGPRLSFSADEAVRYQLDALMFNDQPRPDYGIEVMYRFAGFDPFERSTYFGPFFDLGQFERFRRIFHHSSYRVLLGHRERKILSSLNVDENCFKQRVWIRGARPEEEEVFQFTMIQRVGGSWDGYWLTESVLHDGDSFSGGVAY, encoded by the exons ATGTCGTTCTGCTCATCTCTGCTGTCATTCAACGCCTCCAAACCACTTAGCCTACGCTTTCGAGCCTGCGCCGCCGACGTACCGGATTTCTTCTCCGCCGACtg GCTCGAGTCTCGTAGGAAAAGACCTTTCGGTCCGAGATTGAGT TTTAGTGCAGACGAGGCTGTTAGATACCAATTAGATGCATTGATGTTCAATGACCAACCTCGGCCCGATTATGGCATTGAAGTTATGTATAGG TTTGCAGGATTTGATCCCTTCGAAAGATCTACCTATTTCGGGCCCTTCTTTGACTTAGGTCAG TTTGAGAGATTTAGGCGGATATTTCACCATTCAAGCTACAGAGTTCTACTTGGCCACCGGGAAAGAAAGATCTTGAGCAGTTTAAATGTTGATGAG AATTGCTTTAAGCAGAGAGTGTGGATTCGAGGAGCTCGacctgaagaagaagaagtattCCAGTTTACTATGATTCAG AGAGTCGGTGGCTCCTGGGATGGTTATTGGCTGACCGAGTCGGTACTTCACGACGGAGATAGCTTCTCCGGTGGCGTCGCATATTAA